In Hamadaea flava, a genomic segment contains:
- a CDS encoding glycoside hydrolase family 13 protein, protein MTNSAAWWRTAAIYQVYPRSFADGNGDGVGDVAGIRARLGHLKTLGIDAIWFSPWYSSPMADAGYDVADYRDIDPIFGTLAEVEALIGEAHDLGLRVIVDIVPNHCSDQHAWFRAAVEAGPGSPERARFHFRPGRGANGELPPNDWQSNFGGSGWTRVPDGEYYFHMFAPGQPDLNWGNPEVVEEFDGILRFWLDRGVDGFRIDVAHGLVKADGLPDIASLAPGAGKPYEDQPGVHAIYQRWRAIADEYTAADPKRERVFVGEIVGPDPEGFARYLRADELHSAFNFDFLFCPWDPARLRTVIDDTNSAHALVGAPPTWVLSNHDVTRVATRYGRLDYTGFGFDDRRHGVPSDLELGTRRARAAALLSMALPGGVYVYQGDELGLWEVEDLDDDLRQDPIWERSGHTERGRDGCRVPLPWSGDQPPFGFSSDSGDSESEPWLPQPAAWKDYTAEAQEGDPASMLSLYRSALAIRPGFGDTPMTWLDSAPEVLAFRRGDLISVSNLGSTPAELPTGTIVLASGPLEDGRVPSDTTVWLRA, encoded by the coding sequence TTGACGAACTCCGCCGCTTGGTGGCGCACCGCCGCGATCTACCAGGTCTACCCCCGCAGCTTCGCCGACGGCAACGGCGACGGCGTCGGCGACGTGGCCGGCATCCGTGCCCGCCTGGGCCACCTCAAGACCCTCGGTATCGACGCGATCTGGTTCAGCCCCTGGTACTCGTCGCCCATGGCGGACGCCGGCTACGACGTCGCCGACTATCGCGACATCGACCCGATCTTCGGCACGCTGGCGGAGGTGGAGGCGCTCATCGGTGAGGCCCACGACCTCGGGCTCCGCGTGATCGTCGACATCGTCCCCAACCACTGCTCGGACCAGCACGCCTGGTTCCGCGCAGCGGTCGAGGCCGGCCCGGGTTCGCCCGAGCGCGCGCGGTTCCATTTCCGGCCGGGCCGGGGCGCGAACGGCGAGCTGCCGCCGAACGACTGGCAGTCGAACTTCGGCGGCTCGGGCTGGACCCGCGTCCCGGACGGCGAGTACTACTTCCACATGTTCGCGCCGGGGCAGCCCGACCTGAACTGGGGCAACCCGGAGGTGGTCGAGGAGTTCGACGGCATCCTGCGGTTCTGGCTGGACCGCGGGGTCGACGGCTTCCGCATCGACGTCGCGCACGGCCTGGTCAAGGCCGACGGCCTGCCCGACATCGCGTCGCTGGCTCCGGGCGCGGGCAAGCCGTACGAGGACCAGCCCGGGGTGCACGCCATCTACCAGCGGTGGCGCGCGATCGCCGACGAGTACACCGCCGCCGACCCGAAGCGGGAACGCGTCTTCGTCGGCGAGATCGTCGGTCCCGACCCCGAGGGGTTCGCCCGCTACCTGCGCGCGGACGAGCTGCACTCGGCGTTCAACTTCGACTTCCTGTTCTGCCCGTGGGACCCGGCGCGGCTGCGTACCGTCATCGACGACACGAACTCGGCGCACGCGCTGGTCGGCGCGCCGCCGACCTGGGTTCTGTCCAATCACGACGTCACCCGGGTGGCCACCCGGTACGGGCGGCTCGACTACACCGGGTTCGGCTTCGACGACCGGCGGCACGGCGTACCGTCTGATCTGGAGCTGGGGACCCGGCGGGCGCGAGCCGCCGCGTTGCTGTCGATGGCCCTGCCGGGCGGGGTCTATGTCTATCAGGGCGATGAGCTGGGCCTGTGGGAGGTCGAGGACCTCGACGACGACCTACGGCAGGACCCGATCTGGGAGCGGTCCGGGCACACGGAGCGGGGCCGCGACGGCTGCCGGGTGCCGCTGCCGTGGTCCGGCGACCAGCCGCCGTTCGGCTTCTCCAGCGACTCTGGCGACTCGGAATCCGAACCGTGGCTGCCGCAGCCGGCGGCCTGGAAGGACTACACCGCCGAGGCGCAGGAAGGCGACCCCGCCTCGATGCTGTCGCTCTACCGGTCGGCGCTGGCGATCCGGCCCGGCTTCGGCGATACGCCGATGACGTGGCTCGACTCGGCGCCCGAGGTGCTGGCCTTCCGGCGGGGCGACCTGATCAGCGTGTCCAACCTCGGCTCGACGCCGGCCGAGCTGCCCACCGGGACGATCGTGCTGGCCAGCGGCCCGCTCGAGGACGGCCGGGTGCCGTCGGACACGACGGTGTGGTTGCGCGCGTAA
- a CDS encoding DUF1684 domain-containing protein yields the protein MGDDSPAGWQSWRERRDRGLRNPHGWLSLTGLHWLGTDPAGFDTVPGRWRVLDDTVYVAAGIADGLTYGDHPVDGEVAVTGSDRVRHGDVEVEVIQRGGWWALRVRDPHSPTLTAFTGVPAYAFDPAWIVDGTFERFPEAHEVKIGSVIDGLTHAESAVGVLRFTVAGQELALTAFDGGDGSLDLLFRDATSGVTTYAASRSLSVPAPDPDGRVRIDFNRAFNMPCAFTEYATCPLPPPENTLPVEITAGEQKYH from the coding sequence ATGGGTGACGATTCCCCGGCCGGCTGGCAGAGCTGGCGGGAACGGCGCGACCGCGGCCTGCGCAACCCGCACGGCTGGTTGAGCCTCACCGGGCTGCACTGGCTGGGCACCGATCCGGCCGGCTTCGACACGGTCCCCGGCCGGTGGCGCGTACTGGACGACACCGTCTACGTCGCGGCCGGTATAGCCGACGGACTGACCTACGGCGATCACCCCGTCGACGGCGAAGTGGCGGTGACCGGATCGGACCGCGTACGCCACGGCGACGTCGAGGTGGAGGTCATCCAGCGCGGCGGCTGGTGGGCGCTGCGCGTACGCGATCCGCATTCCCCCACGCTGACCGCGTTCACCGGTGTTCCGGCGTACGCCTTCGACCCGGCCTGGATCGTCGACGGAACCTTCGAGCGGTTCCCCGAGGCGCACGAGGTCAAGATCGGCTCGGTGATCGACGGGCTCACCCACGCCGAGTCGGCGGTCGGCGTACTGCGGTTCACGGTAGCCGGCCAGGAGCTGGCGCTCACCGCGTTCGACGGCGGCGACGGCTCGCTCGACCTGCTCTTCCGCGACGCCACCAGCGGAGTCACCACGTACGCCGCCTCCCGGTCGCTGTCGGTGCCGGCGCCCGACCCGGACGGGCGGGTGCGCATCGACTTCAACCGCGCCTTCAACATGCCGTGCGCGTTCACCGAGTACGCCACCTGCCCGCTGCCGCCGCCGGAGAACACGCTGCCGGTCGAGATCACCGCAGGCGAGCAGAAGTACCACTGA